A single Leptolyngbya ohadii IS1 DNA region contains:
- a CDS encoding Uma2 family endonuclease, with amino-acid sequence MLPIDLQHLPTSEELPCSDDTPVDNEDQNLLPNILLSLLNAIWGERQDWYFGVDMGIYHTTGKSPRVPVIPDGFLSLGVERRKPSRKGRGRLSYVLWEEDNIPPIMTLELVSHSYGGEYDEKMEIYAKLGVLYYVIYNPEYWRRDGHQPFEVYKLVEGEYCLQLGEPYWMPEVGLGIGRVQATWANLPQEQLAWFDQRGDRYLTEAEQERQRADRLAARLRELGEDPDCLL; translated from the coding sequence ATGCTGCCCATCGACCTCCAACACCTGCCCACCAGCGAAGAGTTACCCTGCTCCGACGATACCCCGGTGGATAACGAAGACCAAAATCTTTTACCGAATATCCTACTGTCCCTGCTGAACGCCATCTGGGGGGAACGTCAGGACTGGTACTTTGGGGTAGACATGGGCATTTATCACACCACGGGCAAAAGTCCGAGGGTGCCCGTGATTCCTGACGGCTTTCTTAGTTTAGGCGTGGAACGTCGCAAACCCAGCCGCAAAGGACGAGGACGGCTCAGCTATGTGCTGTGGGAAGAAGACAACATCCCGCCGATAATGACGTTGGAATTGGTATCGCACAGCTATGGCGGCGAGTACGACGAAAAGATGGAGATCTACGCGAAGCTGGGCGTGCTGTACTACGTCATCTACAACCCCGAATACTGGCGAAGAGACGGGCATCAGCCGTTTGAAGTGTACAAGCTGGTTGAAGGGGAGTACTGTTTGCAGCTAGGCGAACCCTACTGGATGCCGGAAGTGGGACTAGGTATTGGACGAGTGCAAGCGACATGGGCGAATTTGCCGCAGGAGCAGTTAGCCTGGTTTGACCAGAGGGGCGATCGTTATCTCACCGAAGCTGAACAGGAAAGACAAAGAGCCGATCGACTTGCCGCCCGACTGCGGGAACTAGGGGAAGATCCTGATTGTTTGCTTTAG
- the ppsA gene encoding phosphoenolpyruvate synthase, whose amino-acid sequence MTLANRFQFPVLDQAQKEEAFVLWFEQVGIHDVPIVGGKNASLGEMIQQLTPKGVNVPTGFATTSYAFRYFMRQAGLEAKLRQLFATLDVNDVAQLRECGRQARTLILDTPFPPELERSIVDAYIQLCDRYGASLEICDPLRGIEREDCLSKHSGVDVAVRSSATAEDLPDASFAGQQETYLNIHGISRVLEACHLCFASLYTDRAISYRTIKNFDHFEVALSVGVQKMVRSDLAASGVMFSIDTESGFENAALVTAAYGLGENVVQGVVNPDEYIVFKPTLKQGFRPILEKRLGSKEIKMIYDIGGGKATVNVPVAKSEQQQFAINDAEILQLAEWACVIEDHYSSVHGGKTPMDIEWAKDGMTGDLFIVQARPETVHSQRAGNVLRTYRLKDKPTADVLLTGRAVGDMIGQGKVRIITELDRLETFQEGEVLVTTRTDPDWEPIMKKAGAVITNQGGRTCHAAIIARELGIPAIVGSGNATDILEDGQEVTVSCSAGEEGQVYAGLLPFEVEELTLDNLPPTRTKIMMNVGNPHEAFGLSALPNDGVGLARTEFIIANHIKVHPLALMNFDRLEDKSVKREIAQITAMYPHKPDYFVSRLASGIGMLAAAFFPNPVIVRMSDFKSNEYANLLGGRAFEPEEENPMIGWRGASRYYDPKYRDAFALECKAFKRVRDEMGLTNVIPMIPFCRTPEEGRKVLAELAKHGLVRGENGLQVYVMCELPSNVILADQFSEIFDGFSIGSNDLTQLTLGLDRDSALISHLFDERNEAVKELVRMVIQRAKAKGRKVGICGQAPSDYPEFAAFLVKQGIDSISLNPDTVLKTRLAIAETEARQGEWGVGSRE is encoded by the coding sequence ATGACTCTTGCAAATCGGTTTCAGTTTCCCGTCCTGGATCAGGCACAGAAGGAAGAAGCCTTTGTGCTGTGGTTTGAGCAGGTTGGCATTCACGATGTCCCGATCGTCGGTGGCAAAAATGCCTCGCTGGGGGAAATGATTCAGCAGTTGACGCCCAAAGGGGTAAACGTCCCGACCGGGTTTGCCACGACTTCCTATGCCTTTCGTTACTTTATGCGGCAGGCAGGTCTGGAAGCGAAGCTGAGACAGTTGTTTGCCACGCTGGATGTGAATGACGTTGCCCAACTTCGGGAATGCGGCAGACAGGCAAGGACGCTGATTCTCGATACGCCCTTTCCGCCGGAGCTAGAGCGATCGATTGTGGATGCCTATATTCAGTTGTGCGATCGCTATGGGGCATCTTTAGAAATTTGTGATCCGCTGCGCGGCATAGAGCGGGAAGACTGCCTCAGCAAACATAGCGGTGTGGATGTGGCGGTGCGATCGAGTGCGACGGCAGAGGATTTGCCCGATGCCAGCTTTGCCGGACAGCAGGAAACCTATCTCAACATTCACGGTATTAGTCGCGTCCTGGAAGCCTGCCATTTGTGCTTTGCTTCCCTGTACACCGATCGGGCAATTTCCTACCGGACAATCAAGAACTTTGACCACTTTGAAGTTGCGCTGTCCGTGGGCGTGCAGAAGATGGTGCGATCGGATTTAGCTGCGTCGGGAGTGATGTTCTCGATCGATACAGAATCCGGCTTTGAGAATGCGGCGTTGGTGACTGCGGCTTACGGGCTGGGCGAGAACGTGGTGCAGGGCGTAGTGAATCCGGATGAATATATTGTGTTTAAGCCGACGCTGAAGCAGGGCTTTCGTCCGATTCTGGAGAAGCGGCTGGGCAGCAAGGAAATCAAGATGATTTACGACATTGGCGGCGGCAAAGCGACCGTGAACGTCCCCGTTGCTAAATCCGAGCAGCAGCAGTTCGCCATCAACGATGCGGAAATCCTTCAGCTTGCGGAATGGGCTTGCGTTATTGAAGACCACTACTCATCGGTTCACGGAGGCAAAACGCCAATGGATATCGAGTGGGCAAAGGACGGCATGACCGGAGATTTATTCATCGTTCAGGCACGACCGGAAACCGTTCACTCCCAGAGAGCTGGAAACGTGCTGCGAACCTATCGCCTCAAGGACAAACCTACCGCCGACGTGCTGCTAACGGGACGGGCAGTGGGCGACATGATTGGACAGGGCAAAGTGCGAATTATCACAGAACTCGATCGCCTCGAAACTTTCCAGGAAGGGGAAGTCCTTGTCACGACGCGCACCGATCCAGACTGGGAACCAATTATGAAAAAGGCGGGAGCTGTAATCACCAATCAAGGTGGACGGACTTGCCATGCGGCGATTATTGCGCGAGAACTGGGCATTCCGGCGATCGTCGGCAGCGGTAACGCCACGGATATTCTGGAGGACGGTCAGGAAGTCACGGTCTCCTGTTCTGCTGGGGAAGAGGGACAGGTTTACGCGGGACTACTTCCGTTTGAAGTCGAAGAACTTACCCTCGACAATCTCCCCCCGACGCGCACCAAAATCATGATGAATGTGGGCAACCCCCACGAAGCCTTCGGACTTTCTGCCCTGCCGAATGACGGTGTGGGACTGGCGCGAACCGAATTTATCATCGCCAACCACATTAAGGTACACCCCCTCGCCCTGATGAACTTTGACCGCCTCGAAGACAAATCGGTAAAACGGGAAATCGCCCAGATTACCGCGATGTATCCCCACAAGCCCGACTATTTCGTCAGTCGCCTCGCCTCCGGAATCGGAATGCTGGCAGCCGCCTTCTTCCCGAACCCGGTAATCGTGCGAATGTCCGACTTCAAGAGCAACGAATACGCAAATTTGCTGGGCGGCAGAGCCTTCGAGCCAGAAGAAGAGAACCCCATGATCGGCTGGCGCGGCGCGTCTCGCTACTACGACCCCAAATACCGCGATGCCTTTGCGCTGGAATGTAAGGCATTTAAACGAGTCCGCGACGAAATGGGCTTAACGAATGTGATTCCCATGATTCCCTTTTGCCGCACCCCCGAGGAAGGACGCAAAGTGCTGGCAGAACTGGCGAAACACGGCTTAGTTCGGGGCGAAAACGGTTTACAGGTCTACGTTATGTGCGAACTGCCGAGCAACGTCATCCTCGCGGATCAGTTCAGCGAAATCTTCGACGGCTTCTCGATCGGCTCAAACGATCTGACGCAGTTAACCCTCGGACTCGATCGCGACTCAGCCCTCATATCCCACCTGTTCGATGAACGCAACGAAGCTGTCAAAGAACTGGTGCGAATGGTGATCCAGCGAGCCAAAGCCAAAGGGCGCAAAGTCGGCATCTGCGGACAGGCTCCCAGCGATTATCCTGAATTCGCCGCTTTCTTAGTAAAGCAGGGCATTGATTCGATTAGCCTGAATCCGGATACGGTGCTGAAGACGAGGTTGGCGATCGCGGAGACGGAGGCTAGGCAGGGGGAGTGGGGAGTGGGGAGTAGGGAATAG
- a CDS encoding 2-phosphosulfolactate phosphatase family protein, which yields MKFFIYHTPELAPIDHTPDCAIAVDVLRATSTIATALASDAEAVQVFSSMEELIHVSDQWLPEKRLRAGERGGAKVEGCDLGNSPLDCTSDRVSGKRLFISTTNGTRCLERIQEAETVLTAALINREAVVNYLLKHRPETIWIVGSGWEGSFSLEDTVCAGAIVHQVSQRLQGEHSLAEIAGNDEVFGAVALYSQWQDNLLGLLHRATHGQRLLRLDCHEDLKYCAQTDVLDTLPIQKQPGVLIRNVES from the coding sequence GTGAAGTTCTTCATATACCACACGCCCGAACTGGCTCCGATCGACCACACGCCTGATTGTGCCATTGCAGTGGATGTGCTGCGTGCCACGTCAACGATCGCAACCGCACTTGCCTCAGATGCCGAAGCCGTCCAGGTTTTTAGCAGTATGGAGGAGCTGATCCACGTGAGCGATCAGTGGCTTCCCGAAAAGCGACTGCGGGCAGGAGAAAGGGGCGGCGCGAAGGTAGAAGGCTGTGATTTGGGCAATTCGCCGCTGGACTGCACAAGCGATCGGGTTTCGGGCAAAAGATTGTTTATTAGTACGACGAATGGCACTCGCTGTCTGGAGCGCATTCAGGAAGCCGAAACAGTGCTCACTGCGGCGCTAATTAACCGTGAAGCGGTCGTCAACTATCTGCTAAAGCATCGTCCTGAAACGATTTGGATTGTGGGTTCTGGATGGGAGGGCAGCTTTTCTCTAGAAGATACGGTGTGCGCTGGGGCGATCGTCCATCAGGTGAGTCAGCGGCTTCAGGGCGAACATTCGCTGGCAGAAATCGCCGGAAATGATGAGGTCTTTGGAGCAGTGGCACTCTACAGCCAGTGGCAAGATAACCTGCTGGGACTGCTGCATCGGGCAACCCACGGTCAACGGCTGCTGCGACTGGACTGCCACGAAGATTTGAAATACTGCGCCCAAACGGATGTCCTGGATACGCTGCCAATTCAAAAGCAGCCCGGAGTCCTGATTCGCAACGTAGAAAGTTAA
- a CDS encoding NAD(P)/FAD-dependent oxidoreductase, with protein sequence MVIDSTEPQPQEQAAKHRVVVVGGGFGGLYAAKAFRRAPVEVTLIDKRNFHLFQPLLYQVATGSLSPADISSPLRSILSRHKNTQVLLEEVVDIDPDRQVVKMPGIEQPYDTLIIATGASHSYFGNDQWKDVAPGLKTVEDALEIRRKIFMAFEAAEKETDPERRRAWLNFVVVGGGPTGVEMAGAIAELAHKTLRNDFRNIDTREAQIILLEGVDRVLPPYPAELSEKAKESLEKLGVTVRTKTLVTQIDGDVVTAKQGDQVEQIPAKTVLWAAGVKASSMGEVLQQRTGALLDRAGRVVVEPDLTVPNYPNIFVIGDLAHFAHQDDGRPLPGVAPVAMQQGQYVARLIWQRLHNLTLPPFSYFDFGSMAVIGQNEAVVNLGFIKFSGILAWLFWIFAHVYFLIEFDNKLVVMLQWGWSYFTRKRSARLITGEADLFGVGIDAEGEFHVAEHPKEPQKEPQSTPVNV encoded by the coding sequence ATGGTGATAGACTCGACGGAACCGCAGCCGCAGGAGCAGGCTGCCAAGCATCGTGTAGTGGTTGTGGGCGGCGGATTTGGGGGACTGTATGCCGCAAAAGCGTTTCGCCGTGCCCCGGTTGAAGTGACGCTGATCGACAAGCGCAATTTTCACTTATTCCAGCCGCTGCTGTATCAGGTGGCAACCGGAAGCCTCTCCCCCGCCGATATTTCTTCGCCGCTTCGCAGTATCTTGAGCCGCCACAAAAATACCCAGGTGCTGCTGGAGGAGGTCGTGGACATCGATCCCGATCGCCAGGTCGTGAAAATGCCGGGAATAGAGCAGCCCTACGACACGCTGATTATTGCCACGGGAGCCAGCCACTCCTACTTCGGAAACGATCAGTGGAAGGATGTCGCGCCTGGACTGAAGACCGTCGAAGATGCGCTGGAGATTCGCCGCAAGATTTTCATGGCGTTTGAAGCGGCAGAAAAGGAAACCGATCCGGAACGGCGACGGGCATGGCTGAATTTCGTCGTAGTGGGTGGCGGTCCCACGGGCGTAGAGATGGCAGGGGCGATCGCCGAACTGGCGCACAAAACCCTGAGGAATGACTTCCGCAACATTGATACCCGCGAAGCGCAGATTATTTTGCTGGAGGGAGTCGATCGCGTATTGCCCCCCTATCCGGCGGAACTGTCGGAAAAAGCGAAAGAGTCTCTGGAAAAGCTGGGCGTAACCGTTCGCACCAAGACGCTGGTAACACAGATTGATGGTGATGTCGTCACGGCGAAGCAGGGCGATCAGGTCGAGCAAATTCCGGCAAAAACCGTCCTCTGGGCAGCGGGCGTAAAAGCCTCCAGCATGGGCGAAGTTCTACAACAGCGCACCGGAGCATTGCTCGATCGGGCTGGACGAGTAGTAGTCGAGCCGGATTTAACGGTTCCCAACTACCCCAATATTTTTGTGATTGGCGATCTGGCGCATTTTGCCCACCAGGATGACGGCAGACCCTTACCGGGAGTAGCTCCCGTGGCAATGCAGCAGGGGCAGTACGTGGCGCGACTGATCTGGCAGCGACTCCATAATCTGACTTTGCCGCCTTTCAGCTATTTCGACTTTGGTAGCATGGCGGTGATTGGGCAGAACGAAGCCGTCGTGAATCTGGGCTTTATCAAGTTCTCCGGCATTCTGGCATGGCTGTTCTGGATTTTCGCCCACGTTTACTTCCTGATCGAGTTTGATAACAAGCTGGTCGTGATGTTGCAGTGGGGCTGGAGCTACTTCACTCGCAAGCGCAGCGCCCGACTGATTACGGGAGAAGCCGATCTGTTTGGCGTGGGCATTGATGCCGAAGGCGAATTCCATGTGGCAGAGCATCCGAAAGAGCCACAGAAAGAGCCACAGAGTACGCCTGTGAACGTATAG
- a CDS encoding aminotransferase class V-fold PLP-dependent enzyme yields MYFNYGGQGPMPQSAIDAIMQAHQSLQEIGPFSDEANRWLMQEGQKMRETIASELGVSVATIALTEDVTVGCNIALWGVDWKAGDHLLLSDCEHPGVIAAAQEISRRFGVEITTCPLLETLNGGDPVAVIEAALKPTTRMVAISHILWNTGQVLPLKEIAAVCHSYPTQEEPIYLMVDAAQSVGVLPLSLEALEVDFYAFTGHKWWCGAAGSGGLYVRSPILETFSPTFIGWRGITKDAKGNPTGWQPDGRRFEIATSDYTLFAGLRQAIATHQAWGTAEARYQRILHLSRMLWERLNEISWIQCLRTSPPESGLVSFQVMGQGDNIHTRLVQFLEKRGFLLRTILDPDCVRACVHYLTLESEIDRLIETIENFQ; encoded by the coding sequence GTGTATTTCAACTACGGCGGACAGGGACCGATGCCCCAGAGCGCGATCGATGCCATCATGCAGGCACACCAGTCGCTTCAGGAAATTGGACCCTTTTCGGATGAGGCAAACCGCTGGCTGATGCAGGAAGGTCAGAAAATGCGGGAGACGATCGCCTCTGAGTTAGGCGTTTCCGTTGCGACGATCGCCCTTACAGAGGATGTAACGGTGGGCTGCAATATTGCCCTGTGGGGGGTGGACTGGAAAGCGGGGGATCATTTGCTGCTGTCGGACTGCGAGCATCCGGGCGTAATTGCGGCAGCGCAGGAAATTAGTCGGCGATTTGGTGTGGAGATTACCACCTGTCCCCTGCTAGAAACCCTGAACGGGGGTGATCCGGTAGCGGTGATTGAAGCGGCTCTGAAGCCGACGACGCGCATGGTGGCGATCAGCCATATCCTGTGGAACACGGGGCAGGTCTTACCCCTGAAGGAAATTGCAGCGGTCTGTCACAGCTATCCGACCCAGGAAGAGCCGATTTATCTGATGGTGGATGCGGCGCAGTCGGTGGGTGTGCTGCCCCTCAGCCTGGAGGCGTTAGAGGTAGATTTTTATGCCTTTACCGGACATAAGTGGTGGTGTGGTGCAGCCGGAAGCGGCGGACTCTACGTGCGATCGCCTATTCTGGAAACCTTTAGCCCTACGTTTATTGGCTGGCGCGGTATTACCAAAGATGCGAAGGGTAATCCGACCGGATGGCAACCCGATGGACGGCGGTTTGAAATTGCCACCTCGGACTATACCCTGTTTGCCGGACTGCGGCAGGCGATCGCCACGCATCAAGCCTGGGGTACAGCGGAAGCGCGATATCAGCGAATTTTGCATCTCAGCCGCATGTTGTGGGAACGATTAAATGAAATCTCCTGGATTCAATGCCTTCGTACTTCTCCACCGGAGTCGGGACTGGTCTCGTTTCAGGTCATGGGGCAGGGAGACAATATTCACACGCGACTGGTGCAGTTTCTTGAGAAACGGGGCTTTTTGCTGCGGACGATTCTCGACCCGGACTGCGTGCGTGCCTGCGTGCATTATCTGACCCTCGAATCCGAGATCGATCGCCTGATTGAAACAATCGAGAATTTTCAATGA
- a CDS encoding TM0106 family RecB-like putative nuclease, whose amino-acid sequence MTANPHQPGFVGAESLPASLSLVSIQQRLNQTDARPVLIPAATPEIAAPGFILPRLAELQVSAEPIAEPVYLTDDLLFNFQRCRRRPFLDVYGDRSLQDPPSDYLLKLKQDSQTHQQEILLEQPAVKPNYSAGDWEAGAVATLDLMQQGVDRIAQGVLLGAIENGVTLVSTPNLLVKQPGQSIFGDWIYAPIDIRLGKRPKLDYQVIAAFHAYLLAIVQGVWSETSWLILRRRGAYAVNLVELLPRMTEALQGCIETLLQSEEPEVFISSNRCDLCHWHSHCYGIAQSQIHLSLLPGVTPSRYVYLKEHRITTLEALASMQPKKLEALPGFGAQVAHRLIRQAQAVLHNQALPDCPVNENAVYPLLTELELPSAPIELFFDIEAAPEQNIVYLHGVLVVDRLNQTETFHALLAEDQTDESGAWQKFLDLVWQYPDAPIYHFCPYELQTAKRLAQAYGTPTHLIAPLVKRFVDLHERVTRVAILPVESYALKPIARWVGFDWRDPEANGAQSVCWYDHWMATSDRSYLDLILRYNEDDCRATYVVKDWLVKFCQPEREEY is encoded by the coding sequence TTGACGGCTAACCCTCACCAGCCGGGGTTTGTGGGGGCTGAGTCGTTGCCAGCCTCACTGAGTCTTGTGTCCATTCAGCAGAGGTTGAATCAGACCGATGCGCGTCCTGTTCTGATTCCTGCCGCTACACCTGAGATTGCTGCACCTGGGTTTATTCTGCCTCGATTAGCAGAGCTTCAAGTTTCCGCCGAACCGATCGCCGAACCCGTGTATCTGACGGATGATTTGCTGTTTAACTTTCAGCGATGCCGTCGTCGCCCGTTCCTGGATGTCTATGGCGATCGATCGCTGCAAGATCCGCCGAGTGACTATTTGCTGAAGCTGAAGCAGGACAGTCAGACCCATCAGCAGGAAATCTTGCTGGAGCAGCCCGCAGTTAAGCCGAATTATTCCGCTGGCGATTGGGAGGCAGGAGCCGTTGCTACCCTGGATCTGATGCAGCAGGGAGTCGATCGCATTGCGCAGGGCGTTTTGCTGGGGGCGATCGAAAATGGCGTAACGCTGGTCAGTACGCCGAATTTGCTGGTGAAACAGCCGGGACAGTCGATTTTTGGTGATTGGATCTATGCGCCGATCGATATTCGACTGGGCAAACGTCCGAAGCTGGACTATCAGGTGATTGCTGCCTTCCATGCCTACCTGCTGGCGATCGTTCAGGGTGTTTGGTCGGAAACAAGCTGGTTGATTCTGCGGCGACGGGGAGCTTATGCGGTCAATCTGGTGGAACTGCTGCCCCGCATGACGGAAGCATTGCAAGGCTGTATCGAAACCCTGCTTCAGTCCGAGGAACCGGAAGTCTTTATCTCCAGCAACCGCTGCGATCTGTGCCACTGGCATAGCCACTGCTACGGCATCGCCCAGAGCCAGATCCACCTATCGCTGCTGCCGGGAGTCACGCCCAGCCGATACGTCTACCTGAAGGAGCATCGGATTACGACGCTGGAAGCACTGGCATCAATGCAGCCCAAAAAACTGGAGGCATTGCCCGGATTTGGGGCACAGGTCGCCCATCGGCTAATCCGGCAGGCGCAGGCAGTTCTCCATAATCAGGCGTTGCCCGACTGTCCGGTAAACGAAAATGCTGTCTATCCGCTGCTGACGGAACTGGAGCTGCCCTCTGCCCCGATCGAGCTTTTCTTTGACATCGAAGCTGCCCCCGAACAGAACATTGTCTACCTGCATGGGGTTCTGGTGGTCGATCGCCTCAACCAAACGGAAACCTTCCACGCCCTGCTGGCGGAAGACCAGACCGATGAATCCGGCGCATGGCAAAAGTTCCTCGATCTCGTCTGGCAATATCCCGACGCACCGATCTACCACTTCTGCCCCTACGAGCTGCAAACCGCCAAACGCCTCGCCCAAGCATACGGCACACCGACCCATCTCATCGCCCCCCTGGTCAAACGATTTGTTGATCTGCATGAGCGGGTTACTCGTGTCGCCATTCTGCCCGTCGAAAGCTATGCCCTGAAGCCGATCGCCCGCTGGGTGGGGTTTGACTGGCGCGATCCAGAAGCAAACGGGGCACAGTCGGTCTGCTGGTACGATCACTGGATGGCAACCAGCGATCGATCCTACCTGGATTTAATCCTGCGCTACAACGAGGATGATTGTCGGGCGACCTACGTGGTGAAGGATTGGCTGGTAAAGTTCTGTCAGCCTGAGCGGGAAGAATATTAA
- a CDS encoding Uma2 family endonuclease: MLPIDLQHLPNSEELPCSDDTPVDNEDQNLLPNILLFLLNTIWGERQDWYFGVDMGIYHTTGKSPRVPVIPDGFLSLGVERRKPSRKGRGRLSYVLWEENNIPPILTLELVSHSYGGEYDEKMEIYTKLGVLYYVIYNPEFWRRDGHQPFEVYKLIEGEYRLQIGEPYWMPEVGLGIGRVQTTFGNLPQEQLAWFDQRGDRFLTEAEQERQRAEIAQQQANIAQEQADRERQRAEQLAARLRELGENPDSFL; encoded by the coding sequence ATGCTGCCGATCGACCTCCAACACCTGCCTAATAGCGAAGAGTTACCCTGCTCCGACGATACCCCCGTGGATAACGAAGACCAGAATCTTTTACCGAATATCCTACTGTTCCTGCTGAATACAATCTGGGGGGAGCGTCAGGACTGGTACTTCGGGGTAGACATGGGGATCTATCACACCACGGGCAAAAGTCCCAGAGTCCCAGTAATTCCTGATGGCTTTCTTAGCTTAGGGGTTGAACGACGCAAACCTAGCCGCAAAGGGCGAGGACGACTCAGCTATGTGCTGTGGGAAGAAAACAACATTCCCCCGATATTGACGCTGGAATTGGTATCGCACAGCTACGGGGGCGAGTATGACGAAAAGATGGAGATCTACACCAAGCTGGGAGTGCTGTACTACGTCATCTACAATCCTGAGTTTTGGCGACGGGACGGGCACCAGCCGTTTGAAGTGTACAAACTGATCGAAGGGGAATACCGCTTGCAGATCGGTGAACCCTACTGGATGCCGGAAGTGGGACTGGGAATCGGGCGAGTGCAAACGACGTTTGGAAATCTGCCGCAGGAGCAGTTAGCCTGGTTTGACCAGAGGGGCGATCGATTTCTTACCGAAGCTGAACAGGAACGTCAAAGAGCCGAAATCGCACAGCAACAGGCAAACATCGCGCAAGAACAAGCCGATCGAGAACGCCAGCGAGCCGAACAACTTGCCGCCCGACTGCGGGAATTAGGAGAAAATCCCGATTCTTTTCTCTAA
- the aroH gene encoding chorismate mutase, protein MGWKVRAIRGATTASENTVEAIREAVAELLDELERRNPIDPEDIISATFSVTRDLDAIFPAAIARQRPRWQDVPLLDVQQMHVEGSLERCIRFLIHINTPDPFVKIHHPYLRQAKHLRPDWSMATIEH, encoded by the coding sequence GTGGGCTGGAAAGTAAGGGCAATTCGTGGGGCAACGACCGCTTCGGAAAATACGGTGGAGGCAATTCGGGAAGCAGTTGCCGAGCTGTTAGACGAACTCGAACGGCGAAACCCCATTGACCCCGAAGATATCATCAGCGCCACGTTTTCCGTCACCCGCGATCTGGATGCCATTTTTCCGGCGGCGATCGCCCGTCAGCGTCCCCGGTGGCAAGATGTGCCCCTGCTGGATGTGCAGCAAATGCACGTTGAGGGCAGCCTAGAACGCTGTATTCGCTTCCTGATCCACATCAACACCCCTGACCCGTTTGTCAAAATTCACCATCCCTATCTGCGGCAGGCAAAGCATCTGCGCCCGGATTGGAGCATGGCAACGATCGAGCATTAA
- the sppA gene encoding signal peptide peptidase SppA, which translates to MIRLFKPRFRKQIARIEVSGAIAGATRKYVLDALKTVEEKKFPALLLRIDSPGGTVGDSQEIYSALKRLRNKTKIIASFGNISASGGVYIGMGAEHIVANPGTITGSIGVILRGNNLERLLDRVGVSFKVIKSGPYKDILSFDRELTEPEQHILQQLIDTSYNQFVQTVAEARRLSADTVRSFADGRIFTGEQALELGVVDRLGTEEDARRWAAELAGLDPEKTQCYNIEERKKGFLSRFLPGRSQSLTQNLTHNKSLLGGLSWLEFEMETNGMPLWMYRP; encoded by the coding sequence ATGATACGGCTCTTTAAGCCCCGCTTTCGCAAGCAAATTGCCCGCATTGAAGTTTCAGGCGCGATCGCAGGCGCAACCCGCAAGTATGTCCTCGATGCCCTGAAGACGGTCGAAGAAAAGAAGTTCCCTGCTCTGCTGCTGCGGATCGATAGCCCTGGCGGAACGGTAGGAGACTCGCAGGAAATTTACAGCGCTCTGAAACGGCTCCGCAACAAGACCAAGATTATCGCCAGCTTTGGCAATATTTCTGCATCGGGCGGCGTGTACATCGGTATGGGCGCAGAACACATTGTTGCCAATCCGGGAACGATTACGGGCAGCATCGGCGTGATTCTGCGGGGTAACAACCTGGAACGATTGCTCGATCGCGTTGGGGTGTCCTTTAAGGTGATTAAATCCGGTCCCTACAAGGATATTCTCTCCTTCGATCGCGAATTGACCGAGCCGGAGCAGCACATTCTGCAACAGCTGATCGACACCAGCTACAACCAGTTTGTCCAAACTGTTGCGGAAGCCCGTCGCCTTAGCGCGGACACGGTTCGCAGCTTTGCCGATGGTCGCATTTTCACCGGAGAGCAGGCACTCGAATTGGGCGTGGTCGATCGCCTGGGCACGGAGGAAGATGCGCGTCGCTGGGCGGCAGAACTGGCAGGACTCGATCCAGAGAAAACCCAGTGCTACAACATTGAGGAGCGCAAAAAAGGATTCCTCAGCCGCTTCCTGCCCGGTCGCAGTCAAAGCCTCACTCAAAACCTCACCCATAATAAAAGTCTGCTAGGCGGACTGAGCTGGCTGGAGTTTGAGATGGAAACCAACGGAATGCCCCTCTGGATGTATCGTCCCTAG